A stretch of the Lolium perenne isolate Kyuss_39 chromosome 3, Kyuss_2.0, whole genome shotgun sequence genome encodes the following:
- the LOC127342743 gene encoding lycopene epsilon cyclase, chloroplastic encodes MEFTGATISAPFGCRALRGGGPLRTPGWGADGRRRRVSSGPGAEQSRSWKVTCVATEKPDEKAAAAAAGLQVDFADEEDYVKGGGGELLYVRMQATKAMDSQSKIASKLSPIASETSVLDLVIIGCGPAGLSLAAESAKKGLTVGLIGPDLPFTNNYGVWEDEFKDLGLESCIEHVWKDTVVYLDRNKPIMIGRAYGRVQRDLLHEELLRRCHEAGVTYLNSKVEQIIESPDGHRIVYCEPDQKILCRLAIVASGAASGKLLEYEVGGPRVCVQTAYGVEVEVEHYPYDPSLMVFMDYRDCFKEKFSNPEEENPTFLYAMAMSSTRIFFEETCLASKDAMPFDLLKKRLMYRLDAMGVRILKVYEEEWSYIPVGGSLPNTDQKNLAFGAAASMVHPATGYSVVRSLSEAPRYASVISDILRNRVHSEQYLPGSSQGPSPSMLAWRTLWPPERKRQRSFFLFGLALIIQLDNEGIQTFFETFFRLPKWMWRGFLGSTLSSVDLMLFALYMFAIAPNKLRMNLVSHLLSDPTGSAMIRTYLTL; translated from the exons ATGGAGTTCACCGGCGCGACTATCTCGGCGCCGTTCGGCTGCCGGGCGCTGCGGGGCGGCGGGCCGCTGCGGACGCCCGGCTGGGGCGCCGATGGCAGGAGGAGGCGGGTCAGTTCGGGGCCCGGGGCGGAGCAGTCGAGGAGCTGGAAGGTGACCTGCGTGGCGACGGAGAAGCCCGACGAgaaggctgcggcggcggcggcggggctgcAGGTGGACTTCGCCGACGAGGAGGACTACGtcaagggcggcggcggcgagctgctctaCGTGCGAATGCAGGCCACCAAGGCCATGGACAGCCAGTCCAAGATCGCCTCCAAG CTGTCGCCTATAGCTTCTGAAACTTCAGTACTTGATTTGGTTATCATTGGTTGTGGTCCTGCTGGTCTATCTCTGGCTGCAGAATCGGCAAAGAAAGGACTCACTGTCGGCCTCATTGGCCCTGATCTTCCATTCACAAACAACTACGGTGTATGGGAGGACGAATTCAAAG atctcggtcTGGAGAGCTGTATTGAGCATGTCTGGAAGGATACTGTTGTGTACCTAGACCGTAACAAGCCAATAATGATTGGCCGAGCATATGGACGGGTGCAGCGAGACTTGCTGCATGAGGAGTTGCTGAGAAG ATGCCATGAAGCTGGTGTTACATACCTCAACTCAAAGGTGGAACAGATAATAGAATCTCCAGATGGTCATCGAATAGTATATTGTGAGCCGGACCAGAAGATACTTTGCAGACTTGCCATTGTTGCATCTGGAGCAGCATCTGGTAAGCTACTAGAGTATGAGGTTGGAGGACCGCGTGTTTGTGTTCAGACTGCATACGGTGTAGAAGTTGAG GTTGAACATTATCCGTACGATCCCAGCTTAATGGTTTTCATGGACTACAGAGATTGTTTCAAAGAGAAATTCTCCAATcccgaggaagaaaatccaacgtTTCTCTATGCCATGGCCATGTCTTCCACACGAATTTTCTTCGAG GAAACATGCTTAGCTTCAAAAGATGCAATGccgtttgatctcctcaagaagaGGTTGATGTATCGGCTGGATGCGATGGGAGTTCGTATCCTAAAAGTATATGAGGAG GAGTGGTCCTATATTCCTGTTGGTGGATCCTTACCTAACACAGACCAGAAAAATCTTGCATTTGGTGCTGCAGCTAGTATGGTCCATCCTGCAACTG GATACTCGGTGGTCAGATCTTTGTCTGAAGCTCCAAGATATGCTTCTGTCATATCTGATATCTTACGAAATCGTGTCCATTCTGAACAATATTTGCCTGGAAGTTCTCAAGGCCCCAGTCCATCAATGCTCG catggagaacgcTGTGGCCTCCAGAACGGAAGCGTCAACGCTCATTCTTCCTCTTCGGATTGGCCTTGATAATACAACTGGATAACGAAGGCATCCAAACATTCTTCGAAACATTTTTCCGGTTGCCCAAATG GATGTGGCGAGGATTCCTTGGCTCGACACTTTCATCAGTGGATCTCATGCTCTTTGCGCTCTACATGTTTGCAATTGCGCCTAATAAGTTGCGAATGAACCTCGTCAGCCACCTCCTCTCTGACCCGACTGGATCCGCGATGATCAGGACCTACCTGACCTTGTAA
- the LOC127342742 gene encoding U-box domain-containing protein 35 translates to MLHGSPVSPDEHRLTSPPSLHQPASTIIVAIDRDRNSQLAMKWVVDHLLSGASHIIILHVAAHHPAANHGFAMAETTQDALEAEMKEIFVPFRGFCSRNGVQESEVILEEADVSKAIIDYITANKIQSIALGASNRNAFTKKWKNPDVPSSLMKGAPDYCNIYVVAKGKPVNVRLAKCGVPADDSDFAVGTYSRRSSRGQLPPVMPESVSCSRRSVDRFGPELTTRPPFRERSLPASVTKPYHLSGRIDSTDGSYRNSLRINSHDPSNSSVDPDFGQAVHFSSMDFGENIDALSLSPRDSGSPLSTAQREVEAEMRRLKLELKQTMDMYNAACKEAINAKQRAKEMHLLKMEEARRLEESRQAEEAALALAEMEKVKCRAAMEAAEAAQRLADLEAQRRRNAEVRARREADEKVRALDAIASHDLRYRKYSIDEIELATESFSESLKIGEGGYGPVYSASLDHTPVAIKVLRPDAQQGRKQFHQEVEVLSCIRHPNMVLLLGACPEYGCLVYEYMENGSLEDRLFRRGGTPTLPWSQRFRISAEIATALLFLHQTRPEPLVHRDLKPANILLDRNYVSKISDVGLARLVPPAVADSVTQYRLTATAGTFCYIDPEYQQTGKLGVKSDIYSLGVLLLQVVTARPPMGLTHHVEKAIEADTFAQMLDITVKDWPVEDALGFAKLALKCTEMRRRDRPDLGTVILPELNRLRNLGIAYDQARVASGDSSSHGQERTNVSSPTVDGACAWRTAES, encoded by the exons ATGCTGCATGGCAGCCCGGTCAGCCCCGATGAGCACCGGCTCACCTCGCCGCCGAGTCTGCACCAGCCGGCGTCGACCATCATCGTCGCCATCGACCGGGACCGGAACAGCCAACTGGCCATGAAATGGGTCGTCGACCACCTCCTCTCCGGCGCCTCCCACATCATTATCCTCCACGTCGCCGCCCACCATCCTGCAGCCAACC ATGGATTTGCCATGGCTGAGACTACACAGGACGCGCTGGAGGCTGAAATGAAGGAGATCTTTGTCCCATTCAGAGGATTCTGCTCCAGGAATGGG GTGCAAGAATCGGAGGTGATACTGGAAGAGGCAGACGTTTCCAAGGCCATCATAGACTACATCACTGCGAACAAGATCCAGAGCATCGCGCTCGGCGCATCCAACCGGAACGCGTTCACCAAGAAATGGAAGAATCCCGACGTGCCGTCCAGCTTGATGAAGGGCGCGCCGGACTACTGCAACATCTACGTCGTCGCCAAGGGCAAGCCCGTCAACGTCAGGCTCGCCAAGTGCGGCGTGCCGGCCGACGACAGCGACTTTGCCGTCGGGACCTACTCCAGGAGGAGCTCCAGGGGGCAGCTGCCGCCGGTGATGCCAGAGTCAGTCTCCTGCAGCAGGCGCTCCGTCGACAGGTTCGGGCCCGAGCTCACCAcgcggccgccgttccgtgagcgCTCGCTGCCGGCGTCGGTGACCAAACCCTACCATCTGTCGGGAAGGATCGACAGCACCGACGGGTCCTACCGCAACAGTCTGCGGATCAATTCCCACGACCCCTCCAACTCTAGTGTCGACCCCGACTTTGGACAGGCGGTGCATTTCTCCTCCATGGACTTTGGGGAGAATATCGACGCGCTCTCCCTCAGTCCCCGGGATTCCGGCTCACCTCTATCCACC GCCCAGCGCGAGGTGGAGGCGGAGATGAGGCGCCTGAAGCTGGAGCTGAAGCAGACGATGGACATGTACAACGCCGCGTGCAAGGAGGCTATCAACGCGAAGCAGAGGGCCAAGGAGATGCACCTCCTCAAGATGGAAGAGGCGCGGCGGCTGGAGGAGTCCCGGCAGGCCGAGGAGGCCGCATTGGCGCTGGCCGAGATGGAGAAGGTCAAGTGCCGAGCCGCTATGGAGGCTGCCGAGGCGGCGCAGCGTCTGGCTGACCTGGAGGCGCAGCGTCGCCGCAACGCCGAGGTGCGCGCGCGCAGAGAGGCCGACGAGAAGGTGCGCGCTCTGGACGCCATCGCAAGCCACGACTTACGCTACCGCAAGTACAGCATAGACGAAATCGAGCTCGCCACCGAGAGCTTCTCCGAGAGCCTCAAGATCGGCGAGGGCGGCTACGGCCCCGTGTACAGCGCCAGCCTCGACCACACGCCCGTGGCCATCAAGGTTCTCCGCCCGGACGCCCAGCAAGGGCGGAAGCAGTTCCACCAGGAGGTAGAGGTGCTCAGCTGCATCCGCCACCCCAACATGGTGCTGCTCCTCGGCGCCTGCCCGGAGTACGGGTGCCTCGTCTACGAGTACATGGAGAACGGAAGCCTCGAGGACCGTCTGTtccggcgcggcggcacgccgacgCTCCCGTGGAGCCAGAGGTTCAGGATCTCGGCCGAGATCGCCACGGCGCTGCTGTTCCTTCACCAGACCAGGCCGGAGCCGCTGGTGCACCGGGACCTCAAGCCGGCCAACATCCTGCTGGACCGTAACTACGTGAGCAAGATCAGCGACGTCGGGCTGGCCCGCCTCGTGCCGCCGGCAGTGGCAGACAGCGTGACGCAGTACCGGCTGACGGCGACCGCGGGCACCTTCTGCTACATCGACCCGGAGTACCAGCAGACGGGCAAACTAGGCGTCAAGTCAGACATCTACTCCCTCGGCGTGCTGCTGCTGCAGGTGGTCACCGCGCGGCCGCCCATGGGTCTCACGCACCACGTCGAGAAGGCCATCGAGGCCGACACCTTCGCCCAGATGCTCGACATCACCGTCAAGGACTGGCCCGTCGAGGATGCGCTCGGGTTCGCCAAGCTCGCGCTCAAGTGCACGGAAATGCGGAGGAGGGACCGACCGGACCTCGGCACCGTCATCCTGCCGGAGCTCAACCGGCTCAGGAACCTCGGCATCGCCTACGACCAGGCGCGCGTTGCTAGCGGCGACAGCAGCTCGCACGGGCAGGAGAGGACCAATGTCAGCTCACCGACGGTTGACGGAGCGTGTGCGTGGAGAACGGCAGAGAGTTAG